Proteins co-encoded in one Dreissena polymorpha isolate Duluth1 chromosome 12, UMN_Dpol_1.0, whole genome shotgun sequence genomic window:
- the LOC127853703 gene encoding small acidic protein-like: MSVSKGSDSESKDKDSETVDDLNPEKVHSANKWEAVDLGDDDRKKKFLKLMGAAKQEHRGRFVIGDKEPVHAHTRDNKETEEINKHLEEQFKQTFEHRVTRHSHKGLGFADGESNLSSSGLDSKTNKDNDSLEEKQSEKCEKNTSEDVNKKRQHDEAAEKTETPPKKPKMIMNFVKSSDSN, encoded by the exons atGAGTGTTTCAAAAGGATCAGATTCAGAATCGAAAGACAAAGATTCTGAGACAGTTGACGACCTAAATCCCGAGAAG GTTCATTCGGCAAACAAGTGGGAGGCTGTAGACCTTGGGGATGATGATCGCAAAAAGAAGTTCTTAAAGCTTATGGGAGCTGCAAAG CAAGAGCACAGAGGCAGGTTTGTGATTGGTGACAAGGAACCTGTGCATGCACATACCAGGGACA ATAAAGAGACTGAAGAAATCAACAAGCATCTGGAAGAACAGTTCAAGCAAACGTTTGAGCATCGGGTCACCAGGCATTCACACAAAGGGCTTGGGTTTGCTGATGGAGAGTCAAACTTGTCTTCAAGTGGCCTCGACAGTAAAACTAATAAAGATAATGATAGCTTGGAAGAAAAACAATCAGAAAAATGTGAAAAGAACACAAGTGAGGATGTTAATAAAAAGCGTCAACATGATGAGGCTGCTGAAAAGACTGAAACTCCTCCCAAAAAGCCCAAGATGATCATGAATTTTGTAAAATCTAGCGATTCAAACTAG